The following are encoded together in the Diabrotica undecimpunctata isolate CICGRU chromosome 7, icDiaUnde3, whole genome shotgun sequence genome:
- the LOC140446856 gene encoding uncharacterized protein, which produces MVSVYPSTSTSPTLSTSTNYEINSGACHLCSKIFKNVELRNHHIKSIHKTDVSNKKINHIICPLCEQETNLKSHENLRKHLKENHQVSIELITFEFSSLQEYETWKDMQKFETSYVKQRAVYKKEYKILYYDCNRSNLNGYKPNYKIRTEKSGGSIKIKGVCPSRLICKLRDQGQVSVSYWKTHAGHKEELRTMHLSKAEEKMIVEKLTSGVPSSRILEDSRKLETPKLERLALLTSQDLPNLSRKYSTYKKRDQNDMVATALKV; this is translated from the exons ATGGTTTCTGTCTATCCATCTACTTCAACAAGTCCTACTCTATCTACTTCAACAAACTATGAAATTAACTCAGGAGCCTGCCATCTTTgcagcaaaatatttaaaaatgtggaATTACGAAATCATCATATCAAAAGTATACATAAAACAGATGTGTCGAATAAGAAAATAAATCACATTATTTGTCCCTTATGTGAACAAGAAACTAATTTAAAAAGCCACGAGAACTTACGAAAACATCTAAAGGAAAACCACCAGGTGAGTATTGAATTAATAACTTTTGAATTTTCTAGTTTACAAGAATATGAGACATGGAAAGACATGCAGAAATTTGAGACAAGTTATGTTAAACAAAGAGCAGTTTATAAAAAGGAGTATAAGATATTATACTATGATTGTAACAGAAGTAACTTGAATG GATATAAGCCCAACTATAAAATTAGGACAGAGAAATCTGGtggatcaattaaaattaaaggagtGTGTCCCTCCAGGCTGATTTGCAAACTGAGAGATCAAGGACAAGTTTCAGTCAGTTATTGGAAAACACATGCTGGACATAAAGAGGAATTAAGAACCATGCATCTGTCAAAAGCAGAAGAAAAAATGATTGTAGAGAAGTTAACATCTGGGGTGCCATCTAGCAGAATTTTAGAAGATTCAAGAAAATTGGAAACACCAAAACTAGAAAGACTTGCCTTATTAACAAGTCAAGATCTCCCAAATTTGTCCAGGAAGTATAGTACATATAAGAAACGAGATCAAAATGATATGGTAGCAACGGCTTTAAAGGTTTAG
- the LOC140446547 gene encoding uncharacterized protein has translation MQNSGNERPSVPGDSTTSDQGSGRKKDGVEGAKNRRVKLGYHRRQPMHIASYNVRTMSSESKLLEMEEELKSIKWDIMGLSEVRRRGEEQYTLKSGHLFHFKGEDNSSNGGVGFIVHKRHVPNILKIESVSSRVITLILKLNSRYKLKLIQVHSPTTSHTDEEIEMFFEDIRTALKSTKTFYTLITGDFNAKLGNKEDQSETALGNYGYGERNERGTMLVDFLHQKNLFSMNSFFQKKPQRKWTWKSPDGFTKNEIDFIIANKKEIVQDVSVLNRFTIGSYHRLIRAKILFNLKNERTKMIKSDNRKWTPPENIDHFRDIIDHNLQQINDETQVEVLNESIVKALKEAEKLCCPKMKKKHEKISLNTKNLIEERRRLKDRYNTNYVEFSQLSKTINKEIRKDIRQHNMREVTRVIEKNRSLKVLSHNMSTGKKNIHKLRNKQDDIVTDKEEIVKTVEDFYRQLYETSESDERRPLPKIENQGSELMPNITVDEIKNALRSKKTPYATKIDGGATSNVHVDIVGQWNTVNEN, from the coding sequence ATGCAAAATTCAGGAAACGAACGGCCCTCAGTGCCCGGCGACTCCACTACCTCCGACCAAGGTAGCGGTCGGAAGAAAGACGGAgtagagggtgctaagaatcgcCGGGTTAAACTAGGCTACCATAGACGACAACCTATGCATATTGCTTCATATAATGTGAGAACAATGTCATCAGAGTCTAAATTGTTAGAAATGGAGGAAGAGCTAAAATCAATAAAGTGGGATATAATGGGTCTCAGCGAAGTCAGAAGAAGAGGAGAAGAACAATATACTCTTAAATCTGGCCACTTATTCCATTTCAAAGGAGAAGACAATTCATCAAATGGTGGGGTTGGATTTATCGTACACAAACGACATGTaccaaacatattaaaaatagaaagtgtAAGCTCGAGAGTTATCACTCTAATCTTAAAGTTGAATTCgagatataaattaaaattgatacaaGTGCATTCACCAACGACAAGCCACACAGATGAAGAGATTGAAATGTTCTTTGAAGATATTAGAACAGCCCTGAAAAGTACTAAGACGTTTTATACTCTGAtaacaggagattttaatgctaagcTAGGAAATAAAGAAGACCAAAGTGAAACCGCACTAGGAAACTACGGCtatggagaaagaaatgaaagagggaCCATGCTTGTAGATTTTTTACACcaaaaaaatcttttttctatGAACTCATTCTTTCAAAaaaagccccaacgaaagtggacgtGGAAAAGTCCAGACGGTTTCACAAAGAACGAAATAGATTTTATCATtgctaataaaaaagaaattgtacaaGATGTATctgttttaaacagatttacaaTTGGAAGCTATCACAGATTGATTCGAGCAAAAATTCTGTTCAATTTAAAGAATGAAcgaacaaaaatgataaaatcaGACAATCGTAAATGGACCCCGCCCGAAAATATAGACCACTTTCGTGACATCATTGACCATAACCTTCAACAAATCAACGACGAAACACAGGTCGAAGTTTTAAACGAAAGTATCGTAAAAGCCCTTAAAGAAGCGGAGAAGTTGTGCTgtcctaaaatgaagaaaaaacatgAGAAAATAAGTCTCAACACTAAAAATCTGATCGAAGAAAGAAGGAGGCTAAAGGACAGGTATAACACAAACTACGTAGAATTTAGTCAACtcagtaaaacaataaacaaagaaatccgaAAAGACATACGACAACATAACATGAGAGAGGTGACAAGggtgatagagaaaaatagaaGTTTGAAAGTTCTAAGTCACAACATGTCCACAGGAAAAAAGAACATACATAAGTTAAGAAATAAACAAGACGACATTGTGACTGATAAGGAAGAAATAGTGAAAACAGTGGAAGACTTCTACAGACAACTCTATGAAACAAGTGAATCCGATGAAAGACGCCCCTTACCAAAGATAGAGAATCAAGGCTCAGAATTAATGCCGAACATAACTGTtgacgaaattaaaaatgcacttcgg